The genomic window ATTATCTTACAGTGCCATTTGATTTTATAAGTAACAATATTGGAGATGTATTACTATTTTATATTTCAATAGTGTTTGGTAATTTCATAGGATGCAATCTTTATAGAATTGTAATGAAGAGTAATCCTGAATAAGTTAAAGTGATGATACGTAGATATTTTATATTTCCAATACTCTCCATTATTGTATTTCTTATTGGGGCTTGTAAACAAAAGTCAATCACGTTTAACGATTCTGAGATTGATATAATTACCGCATTCAAAGGCTCTATAATGCCTTTGGTAACTATTAATTCTGAAACAGATTCTCTTTTCTTAAGAAAGGTTTCTACTCCACTAAATATTGCTGATGTTAAGAGTGAATATTTTATCTCTTTAGCAAACTCTATGTTATTGACTGTCACTAACCCAGAAAACGAAGGTGTGGGCATAGCAGCACCTCAAGTTGGCGTTAGCAAACAATTAATTGCTGTTCAACGTATTGATAAAGAGGGAGAGCCTTTTGAGTTTTATGTAAATCCTAAGATAGTTTCATTTTTAGGCGATAAAAAAACTGGAGGAGAAGGTTGTTTGTCTGTTCCAGGACTGAAAGGTTTGGTTGACAGATACCAAGAAATAGTGATTGAGTATAATGATATTGAGGATTTTAAGATTAAATCAGATACTATTGAGGGTTTTACTGCTGTTATTTTCCAACACGAGATAGATCATCTTAATGGTATTCTCTATATTGATAAGGCAAATAACCTAACTGATAAAACAGAATAATAATGAGTAAATCAATTTCAAAAACTATATTTGAACTGTTTTTGACATTCTTCAAAATTGGAGCTTTTACCTTTGGTGGTGGTTGGGTAATGATTGCTATGATGGAGAAGGATATTGTTGATAAACATAAGTGGTTTACCAAAGAGGAGTTTATTGATAATCTTGCTATTGCTCAATCTATGCCGGGTATATTAGCCGTAAATATGGCTGTATTAGTGGGTAATAAAATTGCAAAGAAATGGGGTGCTTTTTATTCGGCATTAGGAACAATCCTCCCCTCTTTTATTGTAATACTTACAATTGCAATATTTTTTGTTACCATAAATGATAATCCTATTGTGGAGAGAGTATTTAAGGGTATAAGGCCTGCTGTTGTGGCTCTTATTATTGCACCTGTTTTTACTACTGCAAAATCGGCTAAAATAAATATTAAGAATTTTTGGGTGCCTTTGTCAACTGCGCTATTGATTACATTTTGCGGATTCTCTCCTATTGTTTTCATTGCACTTGCAATAGTTTATGGTATTGCAAGATGTTATTTTAGTAACAGAGAAACTAAAACTGAATAACTATGATATATATAAATTTACTAATTGCTTATTTGAAAATTGGATTATTCGGTTTTGGAGGTGGCTATGCAATGTTATCTTTAATTCAACATGAGGTTGTTGATGTTATCCATTACGGGGAGACTCAACCTTGGCTTACATTGCAGGAGTTTACTGATATTGTTGCTATATCACAAATGTCGCCAGGTCCTATTGGAATAAATAGTGCAACCTATATCGGATATAAAGTTACAGGAACTGTTTTAGGTTCTATTATAGCAACAATTGCAGTTTGTTTACCATCATTCATTTTGGTGCTGATAGTAGGTAAGATACTTCTAAAGAAGAGAGATAATATATACATAAAGAGTATATTCAATGCAATTAGGCCAGTTGTTGTTGGATTAATAGCCTCGGCGGCTCTGTTGTTAATGAATAAAGAGAATTTTCCTGATTATACAATAAGTATTGTAATTTGTTTAGTGGCATTCCTTTTAGTTAGGTATGCAAAATTACATCCAATTTTAATAGTGATTCTTGCAGGAGTTGCAGGTTATTTACTTTACTGATTATGACATACGAAGAGACAATAAATTATTTATATACACGACTTCCATTATATCAAAAAGAGGGAACTAAAGCATATAAACCCGGATTGCAAAATATTGAGGCATTAGATTCTTTGTGTAATCACCCACATAAAAAATTTGCAACAATTCATGTTGCAGGAAGTAATGGTAAAGGGTCAGTGTCGCATACTATTGCAGCAATTCTTCAAAGTGCAGGATATAAAACTGGTTTATATACTTCGCCACATTTAACTGATTTCAGAGAGAGAATAAGGGTTAATGGTAATAAGATTTCAGAGAATTATGTAGTAGATTTTACTGAGAAGTACCGAAACGAAGCAGAGAAGATAAGTCCATCATTCTTTGAATGGGTAACAGAATTGGCGTTTACATATTTTGCTGAACAAGAGGTTGATATTGCTGTAATAGAGACAGGTTTGGGAGGCAGATTGGATAGTACAAATATTATCTCCCCTATTCTATCAATAATTACGAATATCAGTTTAGAACACACATATTTGCTTGGAGATACATACACTGCAATTGCAACAGAAAAAGCAGGAATAATAAAACCTGATACCCCTGTTGTTATTGGCGAATGGGATGATAGATATGCAAATGTCTTTATAGAAAAGGCAAAGGAGTGTAATTCTAAAATAGCATTTGCAGAAAAGAATATTCTTTTAAATAGTTATCAATATTTAGATGAAGGTAAACTAAAATTGGAGTTCGATAATTACAATGAACTCATATTTGGTTTAGGAGGAATTTATCAATTAAAAAATGCTGTAA from Bacteroidales bacterium includes these protein-coding regions:
- the def gene encoding peptide deformylase, whose protein sequence is MIRRYFIFPILSIIVFLIGACKQKSITFNDSEIDIITAFKGSIMPLVTINSETDSLFLRKVSTPLNIADVKSEYFISLANSMLLTVTNPENEGVGIAAPQVGVSKQLIAVQRIDKEGEPFEFYVNPKIVSFLGDKKTGGEGCLSVPGLKGLVDRYQEIVIEYNDIEDFKIKSDTIEGFTAVIFQHEIDHLNGILYIDKANNLTDKTE
- a CDS encoding chromate transporter, with amino-acid sequence MSKSISKTIFELFLTFFKIGAFTFGGGWVMIAMMEKDIVDKHKWFTKEEFIDNLAIAQSMPGILAVNMAVLVGNKIAKKWGAFYSALGTILPSFIVILTIAIFFVTINDNPIVERVFKGIRPAVVALIIAPVFTTAKSAKINIKNFWVPLSTALLITFCGFSPIVFIALAIVYGIARCYFSNRETKTE
- a CDS encoding chromate transporter, translated to MIYINLLIAYLKIGLFGFGGGYAMLSLIQHEVVDVIHYGETQPWLTLQEFTDIVAISQMSPGPIGINSATYIGYKVTGTVLGSIIATIAVCLPSFILVLIVGKILLKKRDNIYIKSIFNAIRPVVVGLIASAALLLMNKENFPDYTISIVICLVAFLLVRYAKLHPILIVILAGVAGYLLY
- a CDS encoding bifunctional folylpolyglutamate synthase/dihydrofolate synthase → MTYEETINYLYTRLPLYQKEGTKAYKPGLQNIEALDSLCNHPHKKFATIHVAGSNGKGSVSHTIAAILQSAGYKTGLYTSPHLTDFRERIRVNGNKISENYVVDFTEKYRNEAEKISPSFFEWVTELAFTYFAEQEVDIAVIETGLGGRLDSTNIISPILSIITNISLEHTYLLGDTYTAIATEKAGIIKPDTPVVIGEWDDRYANVFIEKAKECNSKIAFAEKNILLNSYQYLDEGKLKLEFDNYNELIFGLGGIYQLKNAVTILQSVEYIKESGYSISDVNIRKGFANVTTLTGLRGRWEILRTSPKVICDTGHNVGGITYTARQIAEQSSGTLHIVFGMVNDKDTEGVVMLLPKDAKYYFTQPSGQRAMCVETFEAIASKYNLKGEIFKTVAEAYTKALNNATPNDTIYVGGSTFIVADLLQFVEG